In Nitrobacteraceae bacterium AZCC 1564, the following proteins share a genomic window:
- a CDS encoding hypothetical protein (product_source=Hypo-rule applied), giving the protein MRKEEKTDAELEDMILERLLIGGVYVSVRKDPMLGWRATVITAPKHTRNMQDRADQIAADLRKKYTLKESNDRNSNG; this is encoded by the coding sequence ATGAGGAAAGAAGAAAAGACCGATGCCGAACTTGAGGACATGATCCTCGAACGGCTCCTGATCGGCGGCGTTTACGTCTCGGTGCGCAAGGACCCGATGCTCGGCTGGCGCGCAACCGTGATCACTGCGCCGAAGCACACCCGCAACATGCAGGACCGCGCTGACCAGATCGCGGCTGATTTGCGCAAGAAATACACGCTGAAGGAAAGCAACGATCGCAACTCAAATGGCTGA
- a CDS encoding methyl-accepting chemotaxis protein (product_source=KO:K03406; cath_funfam=1.10.287.950; cog=COG0840; ko=KO:K03406; pfam=PF00015,PF00672,PF14827; smart=SM00283,SM00304; superfamily=103190,58104; transmembrane_helix_parts=Outside_1_9,TMhelix_10_32,Inside_33_281,TMhelix_282_301,Outside_302_653) translates to MRRLQSVSARIMIAISLVAAVTCAGLSAFGVWRQHIAIDLALHRELNADYANILSAIESDTRAVQVVANALATMPEVKNVVRARDRDATLKLLAQALENNKPHGLELITIQVPPGIALARSHNPKVFGDDVTKRRKMVAQVLSTGKPIGGVEAGHDVLNIFGTAAVLDGSTVLGAVDIGAPFGNTFVKSMKARFGVDVAIHQISDNAVKTLASTSKENSPSLDVIKRAMGGEQIFTEGERSGEPTSTVFGQIKNFSGEPVAVVEIVRNTTAYAALSRKSTEWLAGGAIAAVILAGLIAAWVGRGLAKPILALDGAMRTMAAGNCDVVVPGANRHDEIGSMANALEVFREGLSETGRLRMAQEEQRTQAEAERRSAMHMLAERFEASVGSIVDTVGAAATELRTTAESMAGTAEEATAQTTAVAQASEEASANSQAVAAAIEELNASINEIAQQVNESAQVAGNAARQANDTNEEVRGLEEAAQKIGDVVKLISEIAAQTNLLALNATIEAARAGEAGRGFAVVASEVKALASQTSKATDEIAAQVNAIQVATRSSAEAIDGITKTIGKVNEIASAIASAVEEQGAATREIAHNVAEAARGTGEVSANIVGVKEAARETGLAADQVVASASELSRSGETLKSQVDAFLREVRAA, encoded by the coding sequence ATGCGTCGGCTGCAGTCTGTTTCCGCCCGTATCATGATTGCCATTTCGCTGGTGGCTGCCGTCACCTGCGCCGGGCTTTCTGCATTTGGCGTCTGGCGCCAGCACATCGCGATCGATCTTGCGTTGCATCGCGAATTGAATGCCGACTACGCCAACATTCTCTCCGCCATCGAATCCGACACCCGCGCTGTGCAGGTGGTGGCGAATGCGCTGGCCACGATGCCGGAAGTGAAGAACGTTGTGCGCGCGCGCGACCGCGACGCGACGTTGAAGCTTCTCGCGCAGGCGCTCGAAAACAACAAGCCACACGGGCTCGAACTGATCACCATTCAGGTTCCTCCAGGTATCGCGCTCGCGCGTTCGCATAACCCGAAAGTATTCGGCGACGACGTGACCAAGCGCCGCAAGATGGTGGCGCAGGTGCTCTCTACCGGCAAGCCGATCGGCGGCGTCGAAGCAGGCCACGACGTGCTCAACATCTTCGGCACTGCAGCGGTCCTCGACGGCAGCACGGTGCTTGGCGCTGTCGATATCGGCGCTCCGTTCGGCAACACCTTCGTCAAATCCATGAAGGCGCGCTTCGGTGTTGACGTCGCCATTCACCAAATCAGCGACAACGCAGTGAAGACGCTCGCCAGCACCAGCAAGGAGAATTCGCCGTCGCTCGACGTGATCAAGCGCGCCATGGGCGGCGAGCAAATCTTCACCGAGGGCGAACGCAGCGGCGAGCCGACCTCCACCGTCTTCGGCCAGATCAAGAATTTCTCTGGCGAGCCGGTCGCTGTGGTCGAGATCGTCCGCAACACCACTGCCTATGCCGCTCTCTCGCGCAAATCCACCGAATGGCTGGCGGGCGGCGCGATTGCAGCCGTCATCCTCGCAGGCCTGATCGCCGCTTGGGTCGGCCGTGGCCTCGCCAAGCCGATCCTCGCGCTCGACGGCGCGATGCGCACCATGGCCGCGGGCAATTGCGATGTCGTTGTGCCGGGTGCAAATCGTCACGACGAGATCGGTTCCATGGCGAACGCGCTGGAAGTGTTCCGCGAGGGCTTGAGCGAAACCGGCCGGCTCCGGATGGCGCAGGAAGAACAGCGCACACAGGCGGAAGCTGAGCGGCGCAGCGCCATGCACATGCTGGCCGAAAGGTTCGAAGCGAGTGTCGGCAGCATTGTCGACACCGTCGGCGCGGCCGCCACCGAACTGCGCACCACGGCGGAATCCATGGCGGGCACAGCGGAAGAAGCGACCGCGCAGACCACCGCAGTGGCCCAGGCCTCCGAAGAAGCCTCGGCCAATTCGCAGGCCGTCGCCGCTGCCATTGAAGAGCTCAACGCCTCGATCAACGAGATCGCGCAGCAGGTCAACGAATCCGCGCAGGTCGCGGGCAATGCCGCGCGCCAGGCCAACGACACGAACGAAGAGGTCCGGGGCCTCGAAGAAGCAGCGCAGAAGATCGGTGATGTGGTGAAGCTGATCAGCGAAATCGCGGCGCAGACCAACCTGCTCGCGCTCAACGCCACCATCGAGGCGGCTCGCGCAGGTGAAGCCGGGCGCGGCTTCGCTGTGGTTGCGTCCGAAGTGAAAGCGCTGGCGAGCCAGACTTCGAAGGCAACTGACGAGATCGCCGCCCAAGTGAACGCCATTCAAGTTGCCACGCGGTCGTCCGCGGAAGCCATCGACGGTATCACCAAGACCATCGGCAAGGTGAACGAGATCGCGAGCGCGATCGCATCCGCCGTGGAAGAACAAGGCGCGGCAACGCGGGAGATCGCGCACAACGTGGCGGAAGCTGCACGTGGCACCGGCGAAGTCTCGGCCAACATTGTCGGCGTCAAGGAAGCCGCTCGCGAGACCGGCCTTGCTGCCGATCAAGTGGTCGCCTCCGCGTCTGAACTGTCGCGAAGCGGCGAGACGCTGAAATCGCAGGTTGATGCCTTCCTGCGCGAG
- a CDS encoding MOSC domain-containing protein YiiM (product_source=COG2258; cog=COG2258; pfam=PF03473; superfamily=50800) — protein MALSATSPLGRLLAGPMRPGELIWIGLRPARRAPIITAQSATLISETGIEGDRYKTSRNGARQVTLIAEEDLAAIASFLGISALPPELVRRNFVTRGINLMALKERRFRIGSAVLETSGECAPCSLMEEALGPGGYNAVRGHGGITARIVEGGRVTVGDAITRIDGDGT, from the coding sequence ATGGCATTGTCTGCGACTTCTCCGCTCGGCCGCCTGCTGGCTGGCCCGATGCGGCCCGGCGAACTGATCTGGATTGGACTGCGCCCCGCGCGCCGAGCGCCTATCATCACTGCGCAATCGGCGACGCTGATCTCTGAAACCGGCATCGAGGGCGACCGCTACAAGACCAGCCGCAACGGTGCACGGCAGGTAACGCTGATTGCCGAAGAAGACCTCGCTGCAATTGCATCCTTCCTCGGCATCAGCGCGCTTCCGCCTGAACTGGTGCGGCGAAACTTCGTCACCCGCGGCATCAATCTCATGGCGCTGAAAGAGCGGCGCTTCCGCATCGGCAGTGCGGTGCTGGAGACATCCGGCGAATGCGCGCCCTGCAGTCTGATGGAGGAAGCGCTCGGCCCTGGCGGCTACAACGCCGTGCGCGGCCATGGCGGCATCACTGCACGTATCGTTGAAGGCGGACGCGTCACTGTCGGCGATGCGATCACGCGGATCGATGGTGACGGTACGTAA
- a CDS encoding two-component sensor histidine kinase (product_source=COG3920; cath_funfam=1.10.287.130; cog=COG3920; pfam=PF02743,PF07536; smart=SM00304,SM00911; superfamily=103190,158472,55874; transmembrane_helix_parts=Outside_1_14,TMhelix_15_37,Inside_38_290,TMhelix_291_313,Outside_314_571), with amino-acid sequence MGPDGVSLRNLIRRMSLTYRLLALTLVASLPGMIALIYNSLDLRNTRYAEVRAEASRTTQAVVAELDQVFDGLQGTMRAVSEAEEVYGANNAVCTDYLVRVRQNIAPVTAIFVVDLDGNIRCISEPGAGSPNLAERDYFRDAVDSQRFSIGPYTRSKVSDRDIIPLALPIVRDGKAKGAIVAGLDLVWLGRQLAKRSIGRGGSAIIADRNGVIIAREPEPLRFIGTKISPPNMHLVKSQASGTADITSLDGTERIVGYAPPAVTPFGLYVSTGIARSEALAPIDRAVRNSIALYGLGTAIAYLLTWLVGEIIIRRPLMRMVATAEAWRRGHDAARTGIIDRSDEIGILGQTIDRLMDENALREEQRAFAEERREILVHELAHRVKNTLATVQSIASLSFRQSQGPDALRQFQDRLQALVRSHDLLTRKHWQHADLTEVAETAMAPLKQERGHRFSIAGPEVNLPPTTAVPMAMIMHELCTNALKYGALSNENGRVTITWTAHACNEGTAVSLLWSESDGPEVTPPTEEGFGTKLIQNLSRQLGGDANLHYPPSGFVCHLRFISPKEEPRDA; translated from the coding sequence ATGGGGCCAGACGGCGTGTCACTTCGCAACCTTATTCGCCGCATGTCGCTCACTTACCGGCTGCTGGCTCTTACGCTGGTGGCCTCCCTGCCCGGCATGATCGCGCTGATCTATAACTCGCTCGATCTGCGCAATACGCGCTACGCCGAGGTGCGTGCAGAAGCATCCCGCACCACGCAGGCGGTGGTGGCCGAACTGGATCAGGTCTTCGATGGCCTCCAGGGCACGATGCGCGCTGTGTCTGAAGCCGAGGAAGTGTACGGGGCGAACAACGCCGTCTGTACCGATTACCTCGTACGCGTGCGGCAGAACATCGCTCCAGTCACCGCCATTTTCGTGGTCGATCTCGACGGCAACATCCGCTGCATCAGCGAGCCGGGTGCCGGTTCACCCAATCTCGCCGAACGCGACTATTTCCGCGACGCCGTGGACAGCCAGAGATTTTCCATTGGCCCTTACACCAGGAGCAAGGTTTCAGACCGGGATATCATTCCGCTCGCGCTGCCGATCGTACGGGACGGCAAGGCGAAGGGCGCCATCGTCGCCGGGCTTGACCTCGTTTGGCTTGGCCGGCAGCTTGCCAAGCGCAGCATCGGGCGCGGCGGCTCCGCCATCATCGCTGACCGTAATGGCGTGATCATCGCCCGTGAGCCGGAGCCGCTGAGATTCATCGGCACCAAGATCTCGCCGCCCAATATGCACTTGGTGAAAAGCCAGGCGTCCGGCACCGCGGACATCACGAGCCTCGACGGCACCGAGCGCATCGTCGGTTACGCTCCGCCGGCCGTCACCCCATTCGGCCTCTATGTCAGCACGGGCATTGCGCGCTCGGAAGCCTTAGCGCCGATCGACCGCGCGGTACGCAACAGCATCGCGCTCTATGGCCTTGGCACCGCGATCGCATATCTGCTGACGTGGCTTGTAGGTGAAATCATCATCCGCAGGCCGCTGATGCGGATGGTGGCCACAGCCGAAGCATGGCGGCGCGGCCATGACGCCGCGCGCACGGGCATCATCGACCGCAGCGACGAGATCGGCATTCTCGGCCAGACCATCGACAGGCTGATGGACGAAAATGCACTGCGCGAAGAGCAGCGCGCCTTCGCGGAGGAACGCCGTGAGATTCTGGTGCATGAACTCGCGCATCGCGTGAAGAACACGCTCGCAACCGTACAATCCATTGCGAGTCTCAGCTTCCGCCAGAGTCAGGGGCCGGATGCACTGCGCCAGTTTCAGGATCGCTTGCAAGCGCTGGTGCGCAGCCACGATCTGCTGACGCGGAAGCACTGGCAGCATGCGGATCTGACCGAAGTGGCGGAAACCGCTATGGCGCCGCTGAAGCAGGAGCGCGGACACCGCTTCTCCATCGCGGGCCCGGAAGTGAATCTGCCGCCGACGACAGCGGTACCGATGGCGATGATCATGCATGAACTGTGCACCAATGCGCTCAAATACGGCGCGCTATCAAACGAGAACGGGCGCGTCACCATCACCTGGACCGCGCACGCATGCAACGAAGGCACAGCCGTCAGCCTGCTATGGAGCGAGAGCGATGGGCCCGAAGTAACTCCGCCCACCGAGGAAGGCTTCGGCACAAAGCTGATTCAGAATCTCAGCCGGCAGCTCGGCGGCGACGCCAACCTGCATTATCCGCCGTCCGGCTTCGTGTGCCATCTGCGTTTCATCTCGCCGAAGGAAGAGCCACGCGACGCCTAG
- a CDS encoding ubiquinone/menaquinone biosynthesis C-methylase UbiE (product_source=COG2226; cath_funfam=3.40.50.150; cog=COG2226; pfam=PF08241; superfamily=53335; transmembrane_helix_parts=Outside_1_243,TMhelix_244_266,Inside_267_271) has translation MDGKREAQKTWGASPTGSTSALGYQPGTREFFDKAREFRDTIEQPWLADVVPFHQMAGKRVLEIGFGPGYDTLKFLRARAAYTGIDITPENIERTKQHLKFFGYEPDVQQGDAEDLRFPDASFDVVYSNGVLHHVPNVECAFREAWRVLNPGGEFIVLLYNRHSVHYGGVVLVHYLSGRFRRETLAERRSRIETTSADASPIVNVYSRWELKRILESCGFEMTSIVARKCTAEDLPGASKLGRIYRLVPPAVYTAVGKIAGWYVIAKARKR, from the coding sequence ATGGACGGGAAACGGGAAGCCCAGAAGACCTGGGGCGCCTCGCCCACAGGATCAACTTCTGCCCTCGGCTACCAGCCGGGCACAAGGGAATTTTTCGATAAGGCTCGAGAATTCCGCGACACCATCGAACAGCCCTGGCTTGCCGATGTCGTGCCATTCCATCAAATGGCCGGGAAGCGCGTGCTCGAAATCGGCTTCGGACCGGGCTACGATACACTCAAATTTCTCCGAGCTCGCGCTGCCTATACAGGCATCGACATCACGCCCGAGAATATCGAGAGAACCAAGCAACATCTCAAATTCTTCGGATATGAGCCCGACGTTCAGCAGGGCGATGCGGAAGACTTGCGATTCCCGGATGCGTCGTTCGATGTCGTCTATTCCAACGGCGTGTTGCACCACGTCCCCAATGTGGAGTGCGCCTTTCGTGAAGCATGGCGAGTCCTGAACCCGGGCGGCGAGTTCATCGTCCTGCTCTACAATAGACATTCCGTGCACTATGGCGGGGTCGTCCTGGTGCACTATCTGAGTGGCCGTTTCCGGCGCGAAACGCTTGCCGAGCGGCGATCCAGAATCGAAACGACGTCTGCAGATGCCAGCCCGATCGTGAACGTCTATTCCCGATGGGAGTTGAAACGCATTCTTGAATCTTGCGGCTTTGAAATGACGTCAATCGTTGCCAGAAAATGCACCGCTGAAGATTTACCCGGAGCCAGCAAGCTCGGGCGCATCTATCGGCTGGTGCCGCCCGCTGTTTACACGGCCGTTGGTAAAATTGCGGGCTGGTACGTCATTGCAAAGGCGCGCAAGAGATAG
- a CDS encoding molecular chaperone HtpG (product_source=KO:K04079; cath_funfam=3.30.565.10; cog=COG0326; ko=KO:K04079; pfam=PF00183,PF13589; smart=SM00387; superfamily=110942,54211,55874), translated as MTAPENPAPETHTFEADVAKLLHLMVHSVYSDKDIFLRELISNAADACEKLRYEAIANPALLGEDPQPRVTLRVDPDARRLTVEDNGIGMTAHEMVESLGTIARSGTKAFMERIAAKANGEESQLIGQFGVGFYSVFMVADKVDVTSRKAGEANAAVWSSDGKGTYTVTPVDAVEAPARGTRVVLHLMEDAKDYTEPHTLERLIKARSGHVPVPVLLIDKPDAELRQITDGAALWTRPKSEVSKEDYTDFYRTVAGQFDTPALTIHYRAEGRHDYSVLVFVPETRPFDLFDADRHGRMRLYVRRVFITDEAEILPRYLRFVRGLVDSSDLPLNVSRELIQESPILTAIKKGVTNRVMSELEKLASGDQAAYEKIWETFGITIKEGLYEDFEHRERLLGLFRAHSTASTDKWRSLKDYEADLRPNQTAIYYIVGNDMERLKTSPQLEGFRARGIEVLLLPDHVDSFWVTSGIDYQGKPFKSVTQGAADLKLIPLLEGKSEPSAEVDAKVASFLVFAKSVLGDDVSEVRASERLTDSAVCIVAPDTGMDRQLEKLLASAGRPVPASKPVLEINPSHELIRKVADLGDTELAFREDVTHLLLDEALVADGDRPRDPKAFSARLGRLIERGASSK; from the coding sequence ATGACGGCACCTGAAAATCCCGCGCCCGAAACCCATACCTTTGAGGCGGATGTCGCAAAATTGCTGCACTTGATGGTGCACTCGGTTTATTCGGACAAGGATATTTTCCTCCGCGAGCTGATCTCTAACGCTGCGGACGCTTGCGAAAAGCTGCGCTATGAGGCGATCGCCAACCCGGCGCTGCTTGGTGAAGATCCACAGCCGCGCGTCACGCTCCGCGTCGATCCCGATGCGCGCCGCCTGACGGTGGAGGACAACGGCATCGGCATGACGGCGCATGAAATGGTGGAGTCGCTCGGCACCATCGCGCGCTCCGGCACCAAGGCGTTTATGGAGCGCATCGCGGCGAAAGCAAACGGCGAGGAGTCGCAGCTCATCGGCCAATTCGGCGTCGGCTTCTATTCGGTGTTCATGGTCGCCGACAAGGTCGATGTCACCTCCCGTAAAGCAGGCGAGGCCAATGCCGCGGTGTGGTCGTCGGACGGCAAGGGCACTTACACGGTCACGCCGGTCGATGCGGTGGAGGCGCCCGCACGCGGAACGCGCGTCGTGTTGCATCTGATGGAAGATGCAAAGGATTACACCGAGCCGCATACGCTGGAGCGCCTGATCAAGGCGCGCTCGGGCCACGTGCCAGTGCCGGTGTTGCTGATCGACAAGCCCGATGCGGAACTGCGTCAGATCACCGATGGTGCTGCGCTGTGGACCAGGCCGAAGAGCGAGGTGAGCAAGGAAGACTACACGGACTTCTACCGCACGGTGGCGGGACAGTTCGATACGCCTGCGCTCACCATTCACTATCGCGCCGAAGGCCGGCACGATTACTCCGTGCTGGTGTTTGTGCCGGAAACACGGCCGTTCGATCTGTTCGATGCGGATCGCCATGGTCGCATGCGGCTTTATGTGCGGCGCGTGTTCATCACCGATGAAGCCGAGATTTTGCCGCGCTATCTGCGCTTCGTGCGCGGTCTCGTGGATTCATCGGACCTGCCGCTCAACGTCTCGCGTGAGCTCATTCAAGAAAGCCCGATCCTTACCGCGATCAAGAAGGGCGTGACCAACCGCGTGATGAGCGAGTTGGAGAAGCTCGCGAGCGGCGACCAGGCGGCTTACGAGAAAATCTGGGAGACGTTTGGCATCACCATCAAGGAAGGTCTCTATGAGGACTTCGAACATCGCGAGCGGTTGCTCGGTCTGTTCCGGGCACACTCGACGGCTTCGACTGACAAATGGCGTTCGCTGAAGGATTACGAGGCGGACCTGCGGCCGAACCAGACCGCGATCTACTACATCGTCGGCAACGACATGGAGCGCCTCAAGACCTCGCCGCAGTTAGAGGGCTTCCGCGCCCGCGGCATCGAGGTGTTGCTGCTGCCGGATCATGTCGACAGCTTCTGGGTGACCAGCGGCATCGACTATCAAGGCAAGCCGTTCAAGTCGGTCACGCAAGGCGCGGCCGATCTCAAGCTCATTCCGCTGCTGGAAGGCAAGAGCGAGCCCTCCGCCGAGGTCGATGCCAAGGTGGCCTCGTTCCTGGTGTTCGCGAAGAGCGTTCTGGGCGATGACGTCTCCGAAGTGCGTGCCTCCGAGCGGCTGACCGACAGCGCGGTCTGCATCGTCGCGCCAGACACCGGCATGGACCGCCAGCTCGAAAAGCTGCTGGCGAGCGCAGGCCGCCCGGTGCCGGCGTCGAAGCCGGTGCTCGAGATCAATCCCTCGCACGAGCTGATCCGCAAGGTCGCTGATCTCGGCGACACCGAGCTCGCCTTCCGCGAGGATGTCACGCATCTCTTGCTCGATGAAGCGCTGGTGGCGGACGGTGATCGGCCGCGCGACCCCAAGGCGTTCTCGGCCCGTCTCGGACGGCTGATCGAACGCGGTGCTTCGAGCAAGTAA
- a CDS encoding L-lactate dehydrogenase (product_source=KO:K00016; cath_funfam=3.40.50.720,3.90.110.10; cog=COG0039; ko=KO:K00016; pfam=PF00056,PF02866; superfamily=51735,56327), whose protein sequence is MKIGIIGAGNVGCACAMAAALRGSARQIVLVNRTRKTAEAVATDIRYGMPLSSKAEIVDGDYADLAGAGVVLITSGVNEKTGGATDRSDPQGRLRLLDKNAQIYRDIVPKIAAAAPEAVLVAVTDPPDPLADIGRDASPGTMVLSAGTYLDSQRFRVHLGKHFGVDPAHVEAQVIGDHGTAQVFLWSSARIGGVPIAQLLKTRGGDFKALREKVEKEVRYANITIIEGHDASQYGIGIVSVRIAEMILNDERAVVPIGSFQKKFGVTLSLPSVVGRHGVIEVLEPELSDEEQAGLAKSAKLLQEALDRVRGS, encoded by the coding sequence ATGAAGATCGGAATTATCGGAGCGGGCAATGTCGGATGTGCGTGCGCCATGGCAGCCGCACTTCGCGGCAGCGCGCGGCAGATCGTGCTGGTCAACCGCACACGCAAGACGGCGGAAGCGGTGGCGACCGACATCCGCTACGGCATGCCGCTGTCGAGCAAGGCCGAGATCGTGGACGGCGACTATGCTGATCTGGCGGGCGCAGGCGTTGTGCTGATCACATCTGGCGTCAACGAGAAGACCGGAGGGGCCACCGACCGCAGCGATCCGCAGGGCCGCCTGCGGTTGCTCGACAAGAACGCGCAGATCTATCGCGACATCGTGCCGAAGATCGCCGCCGCCGCGCCGGAGGCCGTGCTGGTCGCGGTGACCGATCCACCGGACCCGCTGGCGGATATCGGGCGTGATGCAAGTCCGGGCACTATGGTGCTGAGCGCAGGCACCTATCTCGACAGCCAGCGCTTCCGCGTTCATCTCGGCAAACACTTTGGTGTCGATCCGGCTCATGTCGAGGCGCAGGTGATCGGCGATCACGGCACCGCGCAGGTCTTCCTCTGGTCGTCGGCGCGTATCGGCGGCGTGCCGATCGCACAGCTCCTGAAGACGCGCGGCGGAGACTTTAAGGCGCTGCGCGAGAAGGTGGAGAAGGAAGTCCGCTACGCCAACATCACCATCATCGAAGGCCACGATGCCAGCCAGTACGGCATCGGCATCGTCTCAGTGCGCATCGCCGAGATGATCCTGAACGACGAGCGCGCTGTGGTCCCGATCGGCAGCTTTCAGAAAAAGTTCGGCGTCACGCTGTCGTTGCCGAGCGTCGTCGGCCGCCATGGTGTCATCGAGGTGCTTGAGCCTGAACTGTCGGACGAAGAGCAGGCGGGCCTTGCCAAGAGCGCGAAGCTTTTGCAGGAGGCGCTGGATCGCGTGCGCGGGTCATAG
- a CDS encoding S1-C subfamily serine protease (product_source=COG0265; cath_funfam=2.30.42.10,2.40.10.10; cog=COG0265; pfam=PF13180,PF13365; smart=SM00228; superfamily=50156,50494; transmembrane_helix_parts=Inside_1_4,TMhelix_5_22,Outside_23_366), whose protein sequence is MRIPLRGLLVVAILIGVIALLQPRLRQAFLSASEPRLIEPRGALADFEQTAVTLFDRVSPSVVQVVVQRNGILPYGEGLEQGQEPGLQGSGTGFVWDNAGNIVTNAHVAGQGDKVMIRTSKGDVMAASVIGRAPNYDLAVVRISGRTLPPPVAVGSSADLKVGQAVFAIGNPFGLDQTLTTGVISALKRRMPTAGGREIADVIQTDAAINPGNSGGPLLDSAGRLIGVTTAILSPSGTNAGIGFAIPVDIVNRVVPELIRSGRVPTPGIGIVSANEATTTRLGAEGVVIVRVAPNSPAERAGLQGVDLRTGTLGDVIVEAAGKPVQRLADLTDQLEKTKIGSTIDLVVQRDGRRRNVSVGVVDIAS, encoded by the coding sequence ATGCGTATTCCCCTCCGAGGCCTTTTGGTCGTCGCCATCCTCATTGGTGTCATTGCACTGTTACAACCCCGGCTGCGGCAGGCCTTTCTGTCCGCGTCCGAGCCACGGCTGATCGAACCGCGCGGGGCGCTGGCGGATTTCGAGCAGACCGCCGTCACCCTGTTCGATCGCGTCTCACCCTCGGTGGTGCAGGTGGTGGTGCAGCGGAACGGCATCCTCCCCTATGGGGAAGGTCTCGAGCAGGGACAAGAGCCCGGCCTGCAAGGCAGCGGCACCGGCTTCGTGTGGGACAACGCGGGCAACATCGTGACCAACGCACATGTGGCCGGGCAAGGCGACAAAGTCATGATCCGCACCTCGAAAGGCGATGTAATGGCGGCGAGTGTGATCGGCCGCGCGCCGAACTACGATCTCGCCGTGGTGCGCATTTCCGGCCGCACGTTGCCGCCGCCGGTCGCCGTCGGCTCATCAGCGGATCTCAAAGTGGGCCAGGCCGTGTTTGCTATCGGCAATCCGTTCGGGCTCGATCAAACATTGACGACCGGCGTCATCAGCGCGCTGAAGCGGCGGATGCCGACCGCAGGCGGGCGTGAGATTGCCGACGTGATCCAGACCGACGCCGCCATCAATCCCGGCAATTCCGGCGGGCCGCTGCTGGATTCCGCGGGCCGCCTGATCGGCGTCACCACCGCGATCCTCTCGCCGTCCGGCACCAACGCCGGCATCGGCTTTGCCATTCCGGTCGACATCGTCAACCGCGTGGTGCCTGAGCTGATCAGGTCCGGCCGCGTGCCGACGCCGGGCATCGGCATCGTGAGCGCGAACGAAGCAACGACCACGCGGCTCGGCGCGGAAGGCGTGGTCATCGTGCGCGTCGCGCCGAATTCTCCTGCGGAGCGTGCAGGCCTGCAAGGTGTCGACCTGCGCACGGGGACGCTCGGCGATGTAATTGTGGAAGCCGCCGGCAAACCCGTGCAGCGGCTCGCCGATCTCACGGACCAACTGGAGAAGACGAAGATCGGCTCCACCATCGATCTTGTCGTGCAGCGCGACGGCAGGCGCCGCAACGTTTCCGTCGGCGTGGTTGATATTGCGAGTTGA